The following are from one region of the Paenibacillus sp. KS-LC4 genome:
- a CDS encoding cation diffusion facilitator family transporter: MAMNQRYTKAEPASWSGIWGNAALALLKGAAGWLSGSKALLADGCRSAAEAAAIFAEKVVSQRSGNGSEASTGSAAAAKHNNTRKTETFMNVVLAAALLLIGLEIGISAVRDIAEGISKPPHWSALAALACCLLVKELIWKQREHGSSLYATLAVFIGAGMAWLGKLISLPVLYYFDSAAAIVISVIVMNGGYRIIVPSSRKEEAPTEAYSENTEELMQLVQRVEGVVTVQSLHAREQGHYVVAEAVISVNPRVTVLEGHEVAKRVKRLLLTRFTHLTDATVHVEPYDPGYPYKSNHDPNQEHMPTLLQ; encoded by the coding sequence ATGGCAATGAACCAACGATATACAAAAGCAGAACCGGCCAGCTGGTCAGGAATCTGGGGTAATGCGGCGTTGGCGTTGTTAAAGGGGGCAGCAGGCTGGCTGTCCGGCAGCAAAGCATTGCTTGCAGATGGTTGCCGATCTGCTGCGGAAGCGGCGGCTATTTTCGCGGAAAAGGTCGTTTCACAGCGCAGTGGCAATGGAAGCGAAGCTTCTACTGGCAGCGCTGCTGCTGCAAAGCACAACAATACAAGGAAGACTGAAACCTTCATGAATGTTGTTTTAGCAGCAGCGCTGCTGCTAATCGGCTTGGAGATAGGCATTTCGGCCGTTCGCGACATTGCTGAGGGGATCAGCAAGCCGCCTCATTGGAGCGCGCTTGCTGCTCTGGCTTGCTGCCTGCTCGTGAAGGAGCTTATTTGGAAACAGCGTGAGCATGGCAGCAGCTTGTATGCGACACTTGCGGTATTCATTGGTGCAGGAATGGCTTGGCTAGGTAAGCTGATTTCGCTTCCGGTGCTTTATTATTTTGATTCGGCGGCAGCTATCGTCATTTCGGTTATCGTCATGAACGGCGGCTATCGAATAATTGTGCCCTCCTCTCGCAAAGAGGAAGCACCAACAGAGGCTTATAGCGAAAATACCGAGGAGCTCATGCAGCTCGTTCAACGGGTGGAAGGCGTCGTCACGGTACAGTCGCTGCACGCTCGCGAGCAGGGCCATTATGTCGTTGCTGAGGCCGTTATAAGCGTTAATCCGCGCGTGACCGTGCTTGAGGGCCATGAAGTGGCGAAAAGGGTGAAACGACTGCTGCTGACACGCTTTACCCATCTAACGGATGCAACCGTTCATGTCGAGCCATATGATCCCGGTTATCCTTATAAATCCAATCACGATCCGAATCAGGAGCATATGCCTACGCTGCTGCAATAG
- a CDS encoding adenine phosphoribosyltransferase, producing MNFKDYIRVIPDFPQPGIRFKDITTLLKDGPAYRAAIEEMRKAVEHLKIDIVAGPEARGFVIGAPLALALGVGFAPIRKSGKLPGETIEASYDLEYGKDVLAMHKDSIQPGQRVLIADDLLATGGTIATSINLIRQLGGEIVGSAFLIELSYLTGREKLGDMDVVSLVTY from the coding sequence ATTAATTTTAAAGATTACATTCGGGTTATTCCCGATTTCCCACAGCCAGGCATTCGCTTTAAGGATATTACTACTTTGCTTAAGGACGGCCCAGCTTACCGTGCTGCCATTGAAGAAATGCGCAAAGCGGTTGAGCATTTGAAAATTGATATCGTTGCAGGACCGGAAGCACGCGGCTTCGTTATAGGCGCTCCGCTTGCTCTTGCACTAGGCGTAGGTTTTGCGCCCATCCGCAAAAGCGGCAAGCTGCCCGGCGAAACGATTGAAGCGAGCTATGACCTGGAGTATGGCAAAGATGTGCTCGCTATGCACAAGGACTCCATCCAGCCAGGACAGCGCGTTCTGATCGCCGATGATCTGCTTGCAACGGGAGGTACGATTGCAACTTCCATTAATTTGATTCGTCAGCTTGGCGGGGAAATTGTCGGCTCGGCGTTTCTTATCGAGCTCTCCTATTTGACGGGCCGCGAGAAGCTTGGCGATATGGACGTCGTTTCACTCGTTACTTACTAG
- the recJ gene encoding single-stranded-DNA-specific exonuclease RecJ, which yields MIQAKTRWNLAPWDEQADAAAQELSTALRLSPLAAKLLVQRGYREVAQAEQFLRGGSEHLHDPYLLKDMREAVARIREAASAGEKVRIYGDYDADGVSSTSLLVHVFRELGLHFDYYIPHRALEGYGLNKAALEKAAAEGIGLIVTVDTGISAFDEIAYAKELGLDVVVTDHHEPPARIPDACAVVNPKRHDCTYPFEGLAGVGVAFKLAQALLERPPMELTDIVCLGTIADLMPLTGENRILVKSGLERLRQTTNTGFLALAESTGIELSSITSTTVAFGMAPRINAAGRLDHARRAVELLISDNYDEAILAATSLDMLNRERQRIVEGIVKEAEEQWAQKQAQAMAAGEAEPAVIVLAGEGWNVGVIGIVASKLLERHYKPVIILGIDGESGMCKGSARSIDGYDLHAALTVCDELLDHYGGHQAAAGMSLHRDRLADFERKLGELALEWLSEQDWIPKTGIDLACKVEEANLQTINELAQLEPFGAGNPSPRLLIQGAALADKRTMGKEAKHLKLTVKSGQAVLEAVGFSMGAIADRLIASSTVDLVGALSINEWNGQRKPQLHIHDLFSGGAYAKFPEREHFGQVYQLLRRMKRAPLEGLAKRLAEMSGWPQEMTEVMLRVFTELAFIRIEDGFAIVAEAPEKRELGTAPSYQKAKSKAEQLQSPLFAATILV from the coding sequence GTGATTCAAGCTAAAACACGTTGGAATCTTGCGCCTTGGGACGAGCAGGCAGACGCGGCGGCGCAGGAGCTTTCCACAGCGCTGCGCCTGTCGCCGCTTGCCGCCAAGCTTTTGGTGCAGCGCGGCTATAGAGAGGTTGCACAGGCGGAGCAGTTTTTAAGAGGCGGCTCTGAGCATTTGCATGACCCGTATTTACTAAAAGATATGAGGGAGGCTGTCGCCCGTATTCGGGAGGCGGCCTCAGCTGGCGAAAAAGTACGTATATATGGCGATTATGATGCCGACGGCGTATCCAGCACCTCGCTGCTCGTGCATGTCTTTCGCGAGCTCGGCCTTCATTTTGATTATTATATTCCCCATCGGGCGCTCGAAGGCTATGGTTTAAACAAGGCGGCGCTGGAGAAGGCAGCCGCTGAGGGCATTGGCTTAATTGTGACTGTTGATACTGGCATTAGTGCGTTCGATGAAATTGCTTACGCCAAGGAGCTTGGGCTTGATGTCGTTGTCACTGACCATCACGAGCCGCCAGCGCGTATTCCGGATGCCTGCGCCGTCGTTAACCCGAAGCGTCATGATTGCACGTATCCTTTTGAAGGGCTGGCAGGCGTTGGAGTCGCATTTAAGCTGGCGCAAGCGCTGCTGGAGCGTCCGCCTATGGAGCTGACGGATATCGTTTGTCTGGGAACGATTGCTGATCTAATGCCTTTGACTGGCGAAAACCGGATTTTAGTCAAAAGCGGGCTGGAACGGCTTCGCCAGACGACGAATACGGGATTTCTCGCGCTTGCCGAGTCAACGGGCATAGAGCTGTCGTCGATTACATCTACGACTGTCGCCTTTGGCATGGCGCCGCGCATTAATGCGGCTGGCAGGCTCGATCATGCGCGGCGCGCTGTCGAGCTGCTCATAAGCGATAACTACGATGAGGCTATACTCGCGGCGACTTCACTCGATATGCTGAACCGCGAGCGACAGCGCATTGTGGAAGGGATCGTCAAAGAGGCGGAGGAGCAGTGGGCGCAGAAGCAAGCACAAGCAATGGCTGCGGGCGAAGCAGAGCCGGCAGTCATCGTGCTTGCGGGCGAAGGCTGGAATGTGGGCGTTATCGGCATTGTAGCCTCCAAGCTGCTGGAGCGCCATTACAAGCCCGTCATTATTCTCGGCATAGATGGAGAGAGCGGCATGTGTAAGGGGTCTGCGCGCTCCATTGATGGCTACGACCTGCATGCAGCACTTACCGTCTGCGATGAACTGCTGGACCATTATGGTGGCCATCAGGCGGCGGCAGGCATGAGCCTGCATCGCGACCGGCTGGCTGATTTTGAACGCAAGCTGGGCGAGCTGGCCTTGGAATGGCTCAGTGAACAGGATTGGATTCCCAAAACGGGCATTGATCTAGCGTGCAAGGTGGAAGAAGCAAATTTGCAAACGATCAATGAGCTGGCGCAGCTGGAGCCGTTCGGGGCGGGTAATCCATCGCCACGCTTGCTCATTCAGGGCGCCGCACTTGCAGACAAACGAACGATGGGCAAGGAAGCGAAGCATCTCAAGCTGACGGTGAAGAGTGGACAGGCTGTACTGGAGGCGGTAGGCTTCAGCATGGGAGCTATCGCCGACCGGCTGATTGCGAGCAGCACGGTGGATTTGGTAGGCGCGTTGTCCATTAATGAATGGAACGGCCAGCGCAAGCCTCAGCTGCATATTCATGACCTGTTCAGCGGAGGCGCGTATGCAAAATTTCCTGAACGTGAGCATTTCGGTCAAGTGTATCAACTGCTGCGGAGAATGAAGCGGGCACCGCTTGAGGGGCTTGCGAAGCGTCTCGCGGAGATGAGCGGATGGCCGCAGGAAATGACTGAGGTTATGCTGCGCGTGTTTACCGAGCTGGCGTTTATTCGTATTGAGGATGGCTTTGCAATCGTAGCAGAAGCGCCGGAGAAGCGAGAGCTTGGCACAGCGCCTTCCTACCAGAAGGCAAAAAGTAAAGCAGAACAATTGCAATCCCCGCTTTTTGCAGCTACAATATTGGTTTGA
- a CDS encoding post-transcriptional regulator — protein MEEQDLVQVIEQLCNSKAEEFQLIGYEHASGKDIWECVSAGYKKSGQPELHKLVNDILSLKVTSFMNFLTISAYRGTHF, from the coding sequence ATGGAGGAACAGGACCTGGTTCAGGTAATTGAACAGCTGTGCAACAGCAAGGCAGAGGAGTTTCAGCTCATTGGCTATGAACATGCAAGCGGCAAAGATATTTGGGAGTGCGTAAGCGCGGGTTATAAAAAGAGCGGGCAGCCGGAGCTGCATAAGCTGGTCAACGACATTTTGTCGCTAAAGGTGACAAGCTTTATGAACTTTTTGACGATTAGCGCTTACCGGGGAACCCATTTCTAA
- a CDS encoding DUF421 domain-containing protein, with protein MEFLALVLRTILIYFIVFLIMRFMGKREIGKLSVFDLVISVMIAEIAVIVIEDLDRTMWEGIVPMVILMLVQVGMAYVALKNRKLRLLFDGKPSIIMAKGKLNRDVMRKQRYNLDDLMLQLRENQITRISDVEFAILETSGKLSVIPKNNDEAPSEMTEEHLFTEPELNSSSSSSEAEQNAKVIPPKYRFEILPIPLIMDGKVQDENLVKLEKTRFWLKNVLQNEGVTDFKEVFLCTIDHKGKLFLDKTKKPRK; from the coding sequence TTGGAATTTCTGGCCCTTGTGCTGCGTACCATATTGATTTATTTCATTGTATTTCTCATTATGCGGTTTATGGGGAAACGGGAAATCGGGAAGCTGTCGGTTTTTGACCTCGTTATCTCGGTCATGATTGCCGAAATCGCCGTGATCGTTATAGAGGATTTGGATCGAACGATGTGGGAAGGCATTGTGCCGATGGTTATATTAATGCTCGTGCAGGTGGGCATGGCTTATGTGGCGCTGAAAAATCGCAAGCTGCGGCTCTTATTTGACGGCAAGCCCAGCATCATTATGGCGAAGGGCAAGCTCAATCGCGATGTGATGCGCAAGCAGCGCTACAATCTGGATGATTTAATGCTCCAGCTTAGAGAAAATCAAATTACACGAATTTCTGATGTGGAATTTGCAATTTTGGAGACGAGCGGCAAGCTGTCGGTTATTCCTAAAAATAACGATGAGGCTCCTTCAGAAATGACGGAGGAGCATTTGTTTACTGAGCCGGAGCTGAACAGCAGCAGCAGTAGCAGCGAAGCCGAGCAAAATGCTAAAGTCATTCCGCCTAAATATCGTTTTGAAATTTTGCCCATTCCGCTCATTATGGACGGCAAAGTACAGGATGAAAATTTGGTGAAGCTGGAGAAAACCCGTTTTTGGTTGAAAAATGTATTGCAGAATGAAGGTGTAACCGACTTCAAGGAAGTATTTCTGTGTACAATAGACCATAAAGGCAAGCTGTTTTTGGATAAAACGAAGAAGCCGCGAAAGTAG
- a CDS encoding bifunctional (p)ppGpp synthetase/guanosine-3',5'-bis(diphosphate) 3'-pyrophosphohydrolase, whose protein sequence is MGIEQLIEKASAYMKEQDLLRIREAYHFADQAHHGQVRKSGEPYILHPIAVADILVDMQMDVLSIITALLHDVVEDTTVDLETVRAKFGETCAMLVDGLTKLEKIRFRSKEEQQNENYRKMFVAMAQDIRVILIKLADRLHNMRTLKFQSEEAQRRIAYETLEIFCPIAHRLGISAIKWEMEDIALRYLNPQQYYRIANLMKKKRAEREQFIADVIERIEEKLGEMGIEGDISGRPKHLYSIYKKMTDRNKQFNEIYDLMAIRIIVENIKDCYATLGIIHTLWKPMPGRFKDYIAMPKANMYQSLHTTVVGPNGEPTEVQIRTWDMHRTSEYGIAAHWAYKEGTVVPNRNFEDKMSWFREILELQNDARDASEFMESLKMDFFSDLVFVFTPSGEVIELPAGSVPLDFAYRIHTEVGNRTIGAKVNGRIVPLDHKLKTGDIIEILTSKHSYGPSQDWVKIAQSSHARSKIRQWFKKEQREENVAKGREAVERELKRLGLEPSAWLTEDKLQEVASKFSFNDVEDMLSGVNFGGVTAAQICTRLTEKLRKEAEKNNTIELGTDKDAKSGVSRKNRQHHGVTVRGIDNLLIRFARCCNPVPGDAIIGYITRGRGVSVHRMDCQNIPFGMDGEEADRVIEVEWEESIEANYSVDIEITGHDRNGLLNEVLQVVSGSKTNISAVTGRSVKNKMVMIHMTVLIKNVEHLSSVVEKIKRVQDIYSVQRIMNS, encoded by the coding sequence ATGGGCATAGAGCAGTTAATTGAAAAGGCATCGGCCTATATGAAGGAACAGGACTTATTACGCATAAGGGAAGCCTATCATTTTGCAGATCAGGCTCATCATGGACAAGTGCGGAAATCAGGCGAACCTTACATTTTACATCCGATTGCCGTAGCAGATATATTGGTGGATATGCAGATGGATGTGCTATCCATTATTACAGCCTTACTGCATGACGTGGTTGAAGATACGACAGTCGATCTGGAGACGGTTCGGGCGAAATTTGGTGAAACCTGCGCGATGCTGGTTGACGGACTGACGAAGCTGGAGAAAATCCGTTTTCGTTCCAAGGAAGAGCAGCAAAACGAAAATTACCGCAAAATGTTTGTAGCGATGGCGCAGGATATTCGCGTTATTTTGATTAAGCTTGCTGATCGGCTGCACAATATGCGGACGCTAAAATTCCAGTCTGAGGAAGCGCAGCGGCGAATTGCGTATGAGACGCTGGAAATTTTTTGCCCCATTGCGCATCGGCTCGGTATTTCCGCGATTAAGTGGGAGATGGAGGATATTGCACTTCGGTATTTAAATCCGCAGCAATATTATCGCATCGCCAACTTGATGAAGAAAAAACGGGCAGAACGCGAGCAGTTTATTGCCGATGTTATTGAGCGAATTGAAGAGAAGCTTGGCGAAATGGGCATTGAAGGCGATATTTCCGGGCGCCCGAAGCATTTGTACAGCATTTACAAAAAAATGACCGACCGCAACAAGCAGTTTAATGAGATTTATGATCTCATGGCGATTCGGATTATTGTCGAAAATATTAAGGATTGTTATGCAACGCTAGGCATTATCCATACGCTGTGGAAGCCGATGCCGGGGCGGTTTAAGGATTATATCGCGATGCCGAAGGCGAATATGTACCAGTCGCTGCATACGACGGTTGTAGGGCCGAATGGCGAGCCGACCGAAGTGCAGATTCGGACATGGGATATGCATCGTACATCAGAATACGGGATTGCGGCGCATTGGGCATACAAGGAAGGCACGGTCGTGCCGAACCGCAATTTTGAAGATAAAATGTCTTGGTTCCGCGAAATATTGGAGCTGCAAAATGACGCCCGCGACGCATCGGAGTTTATGGAATCGCTGAAGATGGATTTCTTCTCCGATCTCGTATTTGTGTTTACGCCGAGCGGTGAAGTCATTGAGCTGCCAGCCGGCTCAGTGCCGCTGGATTTTGCTTACCGCATTCATACGGAGGTTGGCAACCGCACGATTGGCGCCAAGGTGAACGGCCGTATTGTGCCGCTCGACCATAAGCTCAAAACCGGTGATATTATTGAAATTCTCACCTCTAAGCATTCGTATGGACCGAGCCAGGATTGGGTGAAAATTGCACAGTCATCGCACGCCCGCAGCAAAATCAGGCAGTGGTTCAAGAAGGAGCAGCGCGAGGAAAATGTGGCGAAGGGTCGTGAGGCGGTCGAGCGTGAGCTCAAGCGCCTTGGTTTAGAGCCCTCGGCATGGCTGACCGAGGACAAGCTGCAAGAGGTTGCGTCCAAGTTCTCATTTAACGATGTGGAGGACATGCTGTCAGGCGTTAACTTTGGCGGCGTGACTGCTGCGCAGATTTGTACCCGTCTAACGGAGAAGCTGCGTAAGGAAGCTGAGAAAAACAATACGATTGAGCTCGGTACGGATAAAGATGCAAAATCGGGAGTCAGCCGTAAAAATCGCCAGCACCATGGCGTTACGGTACGAGGCATTGATAATTTGCTCATTCGCTTTGCTCGCTGCTGCAATCCGGTGCCTGGCGACGCGATTATTGGCTACATTACGCGTGGACGCGGCGTCTCGGTGCATCGTATGGATTGCCAAAACATTCCGTTCGGCATGGACGGAGAGGAAGCGGATCGCGTTATTGAGGTGGAGTGGGAAGAATCTATCGAGGCTAATTACAGCGTCGATATTGAAATTACCGGCCATGACCGTAATGGTCTGCTCAATGAAGTGCTGCAGGTTGTATCCGGCAGCAAGACGAATATTTCAGCAGTGACCGGGCGTTCCGTGAAAAATAAAATGGTCATGATTCATATGACCGTGCTGATCAAGAACGTTGAGCATCTCTCATCCGTGGTGGAGAAGATTAAACGGGTGCAGGATATCTATTCCGTCCAAAGGATTATGAATAGCTGA
- the secD gene encoding protein translocase subunit SecD translates to MNGKRLFAFLGIVVIVFGVIAWTSPSLVTGIRLGLDLKGGFEVLYEAEPLTAGDKVTPTLLKDTAKSLEARADKIGISEPEITTEGTNRIRVKLAGVTNEDEVRDIIKKPVNLTFKAPDGTIELQGNDFVQNAATVEYDSLNNPVVSIKLKDAKKFEDVTRRLTGKTLAIYLDDEMLSNPNVNQPISGGSAQISGNFTLDEANSLKDTINLGALPLKLTEKYTQSVGAKLGQQSLEDTVRAGIIGSAIILVFLIILFRIPGVVAGITVITFTWMLVLIFEMLNVTLTLPGIAAFVLGIGMAVDANIIMYERIKEEIRSGKSLLSSLKAGSKNSFRTIMDANITNMISCGVLYYIGNGAIRGFALTMILSILVSIVTNIFFSRLLIHLLIRSNLFTKPSYFGVKEADIREL, encoded by the coding sequence ATGAATGGGAAAAGATTATTTGCCTTCCTTGGGATCGTAGTCATCGTGTTTGGCGTGATCGCTTGGACGAGCCCATCGCTGGTAACCGGCATTCGGCTAGGCCTGGATTTGAAGGGCGGCTTCGAGGTGCTTTATGAGGCAGAACCGCTTACGGCCGGCGATAAAGTTACGCCTACTTTGCTGAAGGATACGGCGAAAAGCCTGGAGGCTCGTGCCGACAAGATCGGTATTTCCGAGCCGGAAATTACGACAGAAGGAACGAACCGCATTCGCGTCAAGCTTGCTGGCGTGACGAATGAGGATGAGGTAAGAGACATCATCAAGAAGCCGGTCAATTTGACGTTTAAAGCACCGGATGGCACGATTGAGCTTCAAGGCAACGATTTTGTGCAAAATGCAGCTACGGTCGAATATGATTCGCTGAATAATCCAGTCGTTTCGATTAAGCTGAAAGATGCAAAGAAATTTGAGGATGTAACGAGGAGACTGACAGGCAAGACGCTGGCGATTTATCTCGACGATGAAATGCTGTCGAATCCGAACGTCAACCAGCCAATCAGCGGCGGAAGCGCGCAAATTAGCGGTAACTTCACGCTTGATGAGGCAAATAGCTTGAAGGATACGATTAATTTGGGCGCATTGCCGCTTAAGCTGACTGAGAAATACACGCAAAGCGTGGGCGCAAAGCTTGGACAGCAGTCGCTTGAAGATACCGTTCGTGCCGGAATCATCGGCTCGGCGATTATTTTGGTGTTCCTGATTATTTTGTTCCGCATACCGGGCGTTGTAGCAGGTATTACGGTTATTACCTTTACTTGGATGCTGGTGCTCATATTCGAGATGTTGAATGTGACCTTAACGCTGCCGGGCATTGCCGCATTTGTTCTCGGGATCGGGATGGCGGTGGACGCGAATATTATTATGTATGAGCGGATTAAAGAGGAGATTCGCAGTGGAAAAAGCTTGCTTTCCTCGCTTAAAGCCGGCTCCAAAAACTCGTTCCGTACCATCATGGATGCGAATATTACAAACATGATTTCCTGCGGCGTGCTTTATTACATCGGAAATGGTGCGATCAGAGGTTTTGCACTGACGATGATTTTGAGTATTTTGGTCAGTATCGTTACAAACATTTTCTTCTCACGCCTGCTGATTCATTTGCTGATTCGCAGCAACCTGTTTACTAAACCTAGCTATTTCGGCGTGAAGGAGGCGGACATCCGTGAACTTTAA
- the spoVB gene encoding stage V sporulation protein B yields the protein MTKQTFIKGAMILLAAGVINRILGFVPRIALPRIIGAEGVGLYQLSYPFLAVMLTIITGGIPLAVAKWIAEAQSNEDEGRVRHIFRSAMLLTILLAITLTSLLLLFSPWITAHLLPDKRVQRTFLFMTPMLLIVGISSVFRGYFQGKQNMIPSAASQIVETVLRIIFSLGFAMLLMPKGVEWAAAGAMLGVVVGEIGGLAVLLWKYAREKRTPAQLAEASKQAATEDKAPIMGKLLSLSIPVTASRLVGSLSYLLESIFTARSLAMAGIATGIATAQYGALQGMVIPLILLPTALTYSLASSLIPSLSEAASRGDMATIHKRLHQSMRLALVAGAPFVVILGLFAEPICRMLYNHSEIAPMLQLLAPVGLFIYLQAPLQATLQALDKPGKALMNTLIGAAIKLVFIVYLASKPEFGIYGALIAINLNIVLVTALHGISVLKLIGFRMRLRDFMKVISAMVVMGAAARFVMNRELLAAEWVNLLVACACGAIVYLALMVWTNIIDRHDLARLPKIGHWFSRT from the coding sequence ATGACCAAGCAAACGTTTATAAAAGGAGCCATGATTTTACTTGCGGCGGGCGTCATCAATCGAATACTCGGCTTCGTCCCGCGCATTGCGCTGCCGCGCATTATAGGCGCCGAAGGCGTTGGGCTGTATCAGCTAAGCTATCCGTTTTTGGCCGTCATGCTGACCATCATAACCGGCGGCATTCCGCTCGCCGTTGCCAAATGGATTGCCGAAGCCCAGTCAAACGAAGATGAGGGACGGGTCCGCCATATTTTTCGCAGTGCGATGCTGCTCACGATCTTGCTCGCGATTACGCTGACCAGCCTGCTGCTGCTGTTCTCGCCATGGATAACCGCGCATTTGCTGCCGGACAAGCGTGTACAGCGCACGTTTCTGTTCATGACTCCGATGCTGCTGATCGTCGGGATTTCATCTGTATTTCGCGGCTACTTCCAGGGCAAGCAAAATATGATTCCATCTGCGGCCTCCCAAATTGTGGAGACGGTGCTGCGCATTATTTTCTCGCTTGGCTTCGCGATGCTCCTCATGCCCAAAGGCGTGGAATGGGCAGCAGCCGGCGCCATGCTTGGCGTTGTGGTGGGGGAAATTGGAGGACTAGCTGTCCTGCTATGGAAATATGCAAGGGAAAAAAGAACTCCCGCTCAGCTGGCTGAGGCAAGCAAGCAAGCTGCAACAGAAGATAAAGCGCCCATTATGGGCAAGCTGCTTAGCTTGTCCATACCTGTCACTGCCAGCCGCCTAGTCGGCTCGCTATCCTATTTGCTGGAATCCATCTTCACCGCTCGCAGTCTAGCTATGGCAGGTATCGCTACAGGCATTGCTACAGCGCAATACGGAGCGCTGCAAGGCATGGTCATACCGCTTATCCTGCTGCCTACCGCTTTGACCTACTCCCTTGCCTCCTCGCTTATTCCGTCGCTTTCCGAAGCGGCGTCAAGGGGCGATATGGCAACGATACATAAGCGTTTGCATCAATCCATGAGGCTGGCACTTGTCGCAGGTGCACCCTTCGTCGTTATTCTTGGCCTATTTGCCGAGCCGATCTGCCGAATGCTGTACAACCACAGTGAAATTGCTCCTATGCTGCAACTGCTTGCCCCTGTCGGCCTTTTTATTTATTTGCAGGCTCCACTGCAAGCCACTCTTCAGGCGCTGGATAAACCGGGTAAGGCGCTTATGAACACGTTAATAGGGGCCGCTATTAAGCTGGTCTTCATTGTTTATCTTGCCTCCAAGCCCGAATTTGGCATATATGGCGCTTTGATTGCAATTAATTTAAATATTGTACTTGTCACTGCACTGCATGGCATTAGCGTACTCAAGCTGATCGGCTTCCGCATGAGGCTGCGCGATTTTATGAAGGTGATCTCTGCCATGGTCGTTATGGGGGCTGCTGCTCGCTTCGTGATGAATCGTGAGCTGCTCGCCGCGGAATGGGTGAATTTGCTCGTTGCCTGTGCATGCGGGGCTATTGTATATTTGGCCTTAATGGTATGGACCAACATTATTGACCGACATGACCTCGCCCGTTTGCCCAAAATCGGCCATTGGTTTTCACGGACTTAG
- the secF gene encoding protein translocase subunit SecF, with protein sequence MNFKTTVHFDFIKHSKKFFMASIILTIVGIISLFLFNLNYGVDFKAGTNMDIVVGKALTQADAKEVLASVGMTEVTPTVGGTNGDRVSARFEEVLEQAKVTEIQTAFKAKYGDQVSAEVSVVSPDMARELGIKTIYAVIIASIAIMIYVMIRFEWRFALAANIAILYDAFVVVAVFSIFRLEVDLPFIAAVLTTIGYSINDKIVIFDRIRENLRFGKLKTREQLAEMVNQSLWQTMARNIYTVLAVLVIAICLFLFGSESIKLFALAKIIGLTSGAYSSICIASPLWLLLKSKQKPKAKQPAKTAV encoded by the coding sequence GTGAACTTTAAAACAACGGTGCATTTTGACTTTATTAAGCATAGCAAGAAGTTTTTCATGGCTTCTATCATTTTAACGATTGTAGGAATAATTTCGCTGTTCCTGTTTAATCTGAACTATGGCGTCGATTTTAAGGCGGGTACGAATATGGATATCGTAGTCGGCAAAGCCCTTACTCAGGCGGATGCGAAGGAAGTTTTGGCCTCAGTCGGCATGACGGAAGTTACGCCGACGGTTGGCGGTACGAACGGTGATCGCGTGTCTGCTCGGTTTGAGGAAGTATTGGAGCAAGCGAAGGTAACAGAAATCCAAACTGCCTTTAAAGCAAAATATGGCGATCAAGTATCGGCAGAGGTCAGTGTCGTATCTCCAGATATGGCGCGTGAGCTAGGCATCAAGACGATTTATGCCGTTATTATTGCGAGTATTGCGATTATGATTTATGTCATGATTCGTTTCGAATGGCGCTTTGCTTTAGCGGCAAACATTGCGATTTTGTATGACGCTTTTGTTGTAGTCGCTGTGTTTTCCATTTTCCGTCTGGAAGTCGATCTGCCGTTTATTGCGGCGGTGCTCACGACAATTGGTTATTCAATTAATGATAAAATCGTTATTTTCGACCGAATTCGTGAAAATCTTCGGTTTGGCAAGCTGAAAACGCGTGAGCAGCTCGCAGAAATGGTCAATCAGAGCCTTTGGCAAACGATGGCGCGTAATATTTATACGGTGCTTGCCGTTCTTGTTATCGCAATCTGTTTGTTTCTGTTCGGAAGCGAATCGATCAAGCTGTTTGCCTTGGCAAAAATTATCGGTCTGACAAGCGGCGCATACTCGTCGATCTGTATTGCGAGCCCGCTTTGGCTGCTTCTTAAAAGCAAACAAAAGCCTAAAGCAAAGCAGCCTGCCAAGACTGCGGTCTAA